One Bombina bombina isolate aBomBom1 chromosome 5, aBomBom1.pri, whole genome shotgun sequence DNA segment encodes these proteins:
- the DSEL gene encoding dermatan-sulfate epimerase-like protein — MALIDNCILLTLAIFSFSLVDKSFSNYSDWLSLLDNGAQNHKLHDFTVKTKQKNHMFHPCIYFDWVDVQGLREKAHTTHLHLFKIIRNAVTTMQSNPSSYLPPPKHADFAAKWNEIYGNNLPPLALYCLLSPDDKTALAFALEYMDRMANYKDWLVQTAPGDEVPVCHSLTGFATAYDFLYQFLDDDRRRKYLAKIQSVSEEMYRYSKFRAWGRHFLHNHQTTNMLALLTGALVMQNYKEDEANVWKQGVVNVMEKNMFLLNHVVDGSLDEGVAYGSYTAKSITQYVFLAKRHFGINHFENNWLKMHFWFYYSTLLPGFQRTVGIADSNYNWFYGPESQLVFLDTFILQNGSGNWLAHQIRKHRPKDGPMVQSTSQRWCTLHTEYLWYNAQLLPHPPSDYGKAKIYVFPNWGVVTYGAGLPNSQDNTFLSFKSGKLGGRAVYDIVHFQPYSWIDGWWNFNPGHEHPDQNSFTFAPNGQVFVSEALYGPKLSHLNNVLVFAPSPSSQCNTPWEGQLGECSHWLKWTTDESGDAAGEIITANQSGEMVFVSGEAVSAYSSSMKLKSVYRGLLLLNHQTLLVIDHIEKYKDSPLSLASAFFHNLDIDFKYVPFRFSSKYNGAMMDIWDAHYKMFWVDQNGNSPVAKIQEAEQTAEFKKRWTQFVNVTFPLNDNISRIAYLFYGPYVNVSNLKFLENSKYGVKISINLNNTEKIVSIVTQYSDLEARFNFLGFGGYAKVEDADKIVKFGLGIEHAKKYKLKMNVYNFGFKIHLSIVLILSLSLGILAFHGRFYISFSKLMRWILVLIIALWFVELMDVWSTCTKPMCAKWNNEIANPENKEFQSNSHGLPVVVITSLPGSGAEILKQVFFNSSDFIYLKIPTTFIDIPDAEFKIDSFVDACEWSSSDVQDGHFKLIQGWLQSLAQDTKLHLQNIDLTEPGKAKLFRHSVINRDKKRRYKRKDPFSEQKSRNKGSYDKEADYIRQLRNHLTTFPKAQPVLGLSSGSWTLKLPFFAKVIGSSLRALFVVRDPRAWVYSVLYKSKPSLFYLKNMQQRLSLMFKEEEKQKCNSNPGYAVEYDSLEEKLLDTKSNTVSKLSHLWLSNTAAVSRINRNLSSLNYLMVRFEDIVNLPQETTERIYSFFGIPLPPASLNQIMFASSTNLFYLPYEGEISPSSINIWKLKMPKEDIQLIEDICWTQMDQLGYTKFID, encoded by the coding sequence ATGGCTTTAATAGATAACTGTATTCTCCTAACTCTAGCTATATTTTCTTTCTCACTTGTGGACAAATCATTTAGCAATTACTCAGACTGGCTATCACTGTTAGACAATGGTGCTCAGAATCACAAATTACACGATTTCACAGTAAAGACAAAACAGAAAAATCATATGTTTCATCCATGCATCTATTTTGATTGGGTTGATGTTCAAGGATTAAGAGAAAAAGCACACACAactcatttacatttatttaagatTATTAGGAATGCTGTAACTACTATGCAGTCGAATCCATCTTCTTACTTGCCACCACCAAAGCACGCTGATTTTGCTGCAAAGTGGAATGAGATTTATGGAAATAATTTGCCACCATTAGCATTGTATTGCCTTCTTTCCCCAGATGATAAAACTGCGCTTGCATTCGCCCTGGAATATATGGATAGGATGGCTAATTACAAAGATTGGCTGGTTCAGACTGCTCCAGGGGATGAGGTCCCAGTTTGTCACTCATTAACTGGTTTCGCAACAGCTTATGATTTCTTGTATCAGTTTTTAGACGATGATAGAAGACGCAAATATTTGGCAAAGATTCAGTCAGTAAGTGAAGAAATGTATCGGTATTCTAAATTTCGTGCCTGGGGGAGACACTTTCTTCATAACCATCAAACTACAAATATGTTGGCCTTGCTCACAGGTGCTCTAGTTATGCAAAATTACAAAGAAGATGAGGCAAATGTTTGGAAACAAGGTGTAGTCAATGTGAtggaaaaaaatatgtttcttcTTAATCATGTTGTAGATGGATCTTTAGATGAAGGAGTTGCCTATGGCAGCTATACAGCAAAATCAATAACACAATATGTATTCTTAGCAAAACGCCATTTTGGTATTAACCATTTTGAAAACAATTGGCTAAAAATGCACTTCTGGTTTTATTACTCTACATTGTTGCCAGGATTTCAGAGGACTGTGGGaatagcagattcaaactataactGGTTTTATGGTCCTGAAAGTCAGTTAGTATTTTTAGACACATTTATTTTGCAGAATGGTAGTGGCAATTGGCTAGCTCACCAAATTAGAAAACACAGGCCTAAAGATGGACCTATGGTGCAATCCACTTCACAAAGGTGGTGCACACTTCATACAGAATATTTATGGTATAATGCACAGCTTCTTCCACATCCACCATCTGATTATGGTAAAGCAAAAATATATGTCTTTCCTAATTGGGGAGTGGTGACCTATGGAGCTGGTTTACCAAATAGTCAGGACAACACATTTCTTTCCTTTAAATCAGGAAAGCTTGGTGGGCGTGCAGTTTATGATATTGTTCATTTTCAGCCATACTCATGGATAGATGGGTGGTGGAATTTTAATCCTGGACATGAACATCCAGATCAGAATTCCTTCACGTTTGCTCCCAATGGCCAAGTATTTGTTTCTGAAGCTCTCTATGGGCCAAAGCTTAGTCATCTGAATAATGTACTAGTTTTTGCTCCATCTCCTTCAAGCCAGTGTAATACTCCTTGGGAAGGACAACTTGGAGAATGTTCACATTGGCTTAAATGGACAACAGATGAATCTGGTGATGCAGCTGGTGAAATTATAACAGCAAATCAGTCTGGGGAAATGGTATTTGTAAGTGGTGAGGCAGTTTCTGCCTATTCATCTTCAATGAAATTAAAAAGTGTTTATCGTGGCTTGCTGCTCTTAAATCATCAGACCCTTCTAGTGATTgaccacatagaaaaatataaagaTTCTCCACTTTCTTTAGCCAGTGCATTTTTTCATAATCTTGATATTGATTTTAAATATGTTCCATTTAGATTTTCAAGTAAATACAATGGTGCCATGATGGACATATGGGATGCACATTATAAAATGTTTTGGGTAGACCAAAATGGTAATAGTCCAGTTGCTAAGATACAAGAAGCAGAACAGACTGCTGAGTTTAAAAAACGATGGACTCAGTTTGTAAACGTAACCTTTCCATTGAATGACAATATTTCTAGAATAGCATACTTATTTTATGGTCCATATGTTAATGTGTCAAATTTGAAATTCTTAGAGAATAGCAAATATGGAGTTAAAATTTCCATTAATCTTAATAATACTGAAAAAATAGTATCCATAGTAACTCAATACAGTGATTTAGAAGCCAGGTTTAACTTTCTTGGATTTGGTGGTTATGCCAAAGTAGAAGATGCAGACAAAATAGTCAAGTTTGGTCTAGGCATTGAGcatgcaaaaaaatataaattgaaaatgaatgtatataattttggatttaaaatacatttatctattgTGTTAATTTTGTCTTTAAGTTTGGGTATTTTAGCCTTTCATGGGAGATTTTATATTTCCTTTAGCAAATTAATGCGTTGGATCTTAGTTTTGATCATAGCACTGTGGTTTGTTGAACTGATGGATGTATGGAGCACTTGCACTAAACCAATGTGTGCAAAGTGGAATAATGAAATTGCAAATCCAGAAAACAAAGAATTTCAAAGTAATTCTCATGGTCTTCCAGTTGTAGTGATTACTTCCCTACCAGGTTCAGGAGCTGAGATTCTAAAACAAGTATTTTTCAACAGTTCAGATTTTATTTACCTTAAGATTCCTACCACTTTTATTGATATTCCAGATGCAGAGTTTAAAATAGACTCATTTGTGGATGCTTGTGAATGGAGTAGTTCTGATGTACAGGATGGACATTTCAAATTAATCCAAGGTTGGCTGCAATCTTTGGCCCAAGATACAAAACTTCATTTACAAAATATTGATTTGACTGAGCCCGGTAAAGCCAAACTTTTCCGTCATTCAGTTATTAATAGAGATAAAAAGAGAAGGTACAAACGCAAAGATCCTTTTTCAGAACAGAAAAGCAGAAACAAAGGAAGTTATGATAAAGAAGCTGATTACATCAGACAGCTTAGGAACCATCTAACAACATTCCCAAAAGCTCAACCGGTTCTTGGCTTAAGCAGTGGAAGCTGGACTTTAAAACTTCCATTTTTTGCAAAAGTAATTGGATCTTCATTGAGGGCATTGTTTGTTGTTCGTGACCCTCGTGCGTGGGTTTATTCAGTGTTGTATAAAAGCAAGCCTAGTCTCTTTTATTTGAAGAATATGCAGCAGCGGTTATCATTAATgtttaaagaagaagaaaaacaaaagtgtAACTCGAATCCTGGTTATGCAGTTGAATATGACTCTCTAGAAGAAAAACTGTTAGATACTAAATCAAATACAGTTTCCAAACTTTCTCATTTATGGTTATCAAATACAGCAGCTGTAAGTAGGATAAACAGAAATTTGTCATCACTAAATTACCTTATGGTTAGATTTGAGGACATTGTAAACTTACCACAGGAAACAACAGAAAGAATTTATTCATTTTTTGGAATTCCACTTCCTCCAGCAAGTTTAAACCAAATAATGTTTGCCAGTTCAACAAATTTGTTTTATCTTCCATATGAAGGAGAGATTTCACCATCTAGTATAAACATATGGAAACTTAAAATGCCAAAGGAAGACATTCAATTAATTGAGGACATATGTTGGACACAAATGGATCAGCTAGGGTATACAAAGTTTATAGATTAA